One genomic region from Natrinema caseinilyticum encodes:
- the purD gene encoding phosphoribosylamine--glycine ligase: MREHVLLIGGGGREHAIARALEDSEAELYACAGNKNPGIARIAADFETVETTDPEAVVEYAESVDATIAVVGPEAPLEAGISDALEAAGVYPFGPKRDDARIETDKAFQRRFMRDHEVPGNPDFETFDDAEAACTFIDEYGGDLAIKPAGLTGGKGVKVVGDQVTAEEGKAYIRESDYDRIVLEERLIGEEFTVQAFVANGEFRTAPAVQDHKRAYEGDEGPNTGGMGSYSDATNELPFMTEEDYDDAVSIIEATVDALDDYRGILYGQFMLTAEGPKVIEFNARFGDPEAMNTLPVLETDFLEILTTARDGDAPPELEFAERATVCKYAVPAGYPTDPEAGAKVQVDEESAGDALLYYASVDQRDDGIYTTTSRSFALVGVADSIGEAEAIAEDALAVAGEEGLHVRHDIGKADLVQRRIDHVNELRGE; the protein is encoded by the coding sequence ATGCGAGAACACGTCCTGCTTATCGGGGGTGGCGGCCGCGAACACGCCATCGCCCGCGCACTCGAGGACAGCGAGGCAGAACTCTACGCCTGTGCCGGCAACAAGAACCCCGGCATCGCCCGTATCGCGGCCGACTTCGAGACCGTCGAGACGACCGATCCGGAGGCCGTCGTCGAGTATGCCGAGTCGGTCGATGCGACGATCGCCGTCGTCGGTCCCGAAGCGCCGCTCGAGGCGGGAATCTCTGACGCGCTCGAAGCCGCGGGTGTGTACCCCTTCGGGCCGAAACGAGACGACGCGCGCATCGAGACGGACAAGGCCTTCCAGCGGCGATTCATGCGGGACCACGAGGTTCCGGGAAATCCGGATTTCGAAACGTTCGACGACGCGGAAGCAGCCTGTACCTTCATCGACGAGTACGGCGGCGATCTGGCGATCAAGCCGGCGGGTCTCACCGGCGGCAAGGGCGTCAAGGTCGTCGGCGACCAGGTAACCGCCGAGGAGGGCAAAGCGTACATCCGGGAGTCCGACTACGACCGGATCGTGTTAGAGGAGCGGCTGATCGGCGAGGAGTTTACGGTTCAGGCGTTCGTCGCCAACGGCGAGTTCAGGACTGCCCCGGCGGTTCAGGACCACAAGCGCGCCTACGAGGGCGACGAGGGCCCCAACACCGGCGGGATGGGGAGCTACTCCGACGCGACGAACGAACTCCCGTTCATGACCGAGGAAGACTACGACGACGCCGTCTCGATCATCGAGGCCACCGTCGACGCCCTCGATGACTATCGGGGCATCCTCTACGGCCAGTTCATGCTGACGGCCGAGGGACCGAAGGTGATCGAGTTCAACGCTCGCTTCGGCGACCCCGAGGCGATGAACACGCTGCCGGTCCTCGAGACCGACTTTCTCGAGATCCTCACCACGGCCCGCGACGGCGACGCGCCGCCCGAACTCGAGTTCGCCGAGCGAGCGACGGTTTGTAAATACGCCGTCCCGGCAGGGTACCCGACTGACCCCGAAGCAGGTGCCAAAGTGCAGGTCGACGAGGAGAGCGCCGGCGACGCCCTCCTGTACTACGCGAGCGTCGACCAGCGCGACGACGGCATCTATACGACGACCTCGCGGTCGTTTGCGCTCGTGGGCGTCGCGGACTCGATCGGCGAGGCCGAAGCGATCGCCGAGGACGCGCTCGCCGTCGCCGGCGAGGAGGGACTGCACGTGCGCCACGACATCGGCAAAGCGGACCTCGTCCAGCGCCGGATCGACCACGTGAACGAACTCCGCGGCGAGTAA
- a CDS encoding PadR family transcriptional regulator translates to MYDLTGFQRDLLYVIAGEEEPHGLAIKEELEQYYEKEIHHGRLYPNLDTLVDKGLVEKGRRDRRTNFYTLTRRGRRELEARREWEAQYVDL, encoded by the coding sequence ATGTACGACCTGACAGGATTCCAGCGTGACTTGCTCTACGTCATCGCTGGCGAGGAGGAACCTCACGGACTGGCGATCAAAGAGGAACTCGAACAGTACTACGAAAAGGAGATCCATCACGGCCGTCTCTACCCCAACCTCGATACCCTCGTCGACAAGGGACTCGTCGAGAAAGGCCGTCGGGATCGACGAACGAACTTCTACACGCTCACCCGCCGTGGCCGCCGTGAACTCGAGGCGCGCCGGGAATGGGAGGCGCAGTACGTCGACCTGTAA
- a CDS encoding MgtC/SapB family protein, whose amino-acid sequence MNEVALQVSDAPLDETVVRMALAGALGMFLGLEREWSQKSAGIRTFSLISLLASVFTVLVTESETAIGESLLVLGGVLVIVQGVLLAVQGLLSEEGAGLSLTTSVSMLVAYGVGILVTVGFILEGVTVAVLSSLLLVLKRELHEFAWGLTHEEMRSTSEFAILAFVVYPLLPAETTVEFAGLAIPLEPKVIWLMVVAVAGIGIANYAIVTTYGGRGIAITGFFGGLASSTAVVGTMLDHVDQRPEAASYAVAAILLANAAMAARNLAIAVGFTAGSGSDILVEAIVPLGAVIVIAFVVAALTADWTESGPMELESPFSLKNALAFGAVFLVVLVFGSLAETWFGTLGFYATAVASGFVSSAGATTSAVVLYRGGQLGPAEATIAILLATVSSIVVKALLAATSTDDGFRNRVAAYSTILLVGGALASVLVVV is encoded by the coding sequence GTGAACGAGGTCGCGCTGCAGGTCTCCGACGCGCCGCTCGACGAGACGGTCGTCCGTATGGCTCTAGCCGGCGCGCTGGGTATGTTCCTCGGACTCGAGCGCGAGTGGTCACAGAAATCAGCCGGCATCCGCACGTTCTCGCTCATCAGCCTCCTCGCGTCCGTCTTTACCGTGTTGGTCACCGAATCGGAGACCGCGATCGGGGAGAGTCTGCTCGTGCTGGGCGGCGTCCTCGTAATCGTCCAGGGCGTGTTGCTCGCGGTGCAGGGACTGCTCAGCGAGGAGGGCGCCGGTCTCTCGCTGACGACGTCCGTTTCCATGCTCGTCGCGTACGGGGTCGGCATTCTGGTCACCGTCGGTTTCATCCTCGAGGGGGTAACCGTCGCCGTCCTCTCGTCGCTGTTGCTCGTCCTGAAACGCGAACTCCACGAGTTCGCGTGGGGGCTCACACACGAGGAGATGCGATCGACGTCGGAATTCGCCATCCTGGCGTTCGTCGTGTACCCGCTGTTGCCGGCCGAAACGACGGTCGAGTTCGCCGGACTGGCGATCCCGCTCGAGCCGAAGGTGATCTGGCTGATGGTCGTCGCCGTGGCGGGAATCGGCATCGCGAACTACGCGATCGTCACGACGTACGGCGGCCGCGGGATCGCGATCACCGGCTTCTTCGGCGGACTCGCCTCCTCGACGGCGGTCGTCGGGACGATGCTCGATCACGTCGATCAGCGGCCGGAGGCCGCGTCCTACGCCGTCGCCGCCATCCTGCTCGCGAACGCCGCGATGGCCGCCCGGAATCTCGCGATCGCGGTCGGCTTCACCGCCGGCAGTGGCTCCGACATCCTCGTCGAGGCGATCGTCCCGCTCGGCGCCGTCATCGTCATCGCGTTCGTCGTCGCCGCGCTCACGGCCGACTGGACCGAGTCCGGCCCGATGGAACTCGAGAGTCCGTTCTCGCTGAAAAACGCCCTCGCGTTCGGAGCGGTCTTCCTCGTCGTCCTCGTCTTCGGGTCGCTGGCCGAGACGTGGTTCGGGACGCTCGGCTTCTACGCGACGGCGGTCGCGAGCGGTTTCGTCTCGAGTGCAGGCGCGACGACGTCGGCCGTCGTCCTCTACAGAGGCGGTCAACTCGGTCCGGCCGAGGCGACGATCGCCATCCTCCTCGCGACGGTCTCGAGCATCGTTGTCAAGGCCCTGCTAGCGGCGACGTCGACGGACGACGGCTTCAGGAATCGGGTCGCGGCGTACAGCACGATCCTCCTGGTCGGGGGCGCGCTGGCATCGGTTCTCGTCGTCGTATAG
- a CDS encoding aminotransferase class III-fold pyridoxal phosphate-dependent enzyme: MDRATAVPRVDSLPGDRAVEWADYHHRLAAPSTYVYEFVWDATGEAVGPFCTDVDGNVLLDFTSHVAAAPLGYNNPALLDRLRAFDAVDPLKIAGQDFYVSGGGPPDDPEFPGPTQLMDRLVAMTDHYDMDRVFLSNSGAEAIENAIKICYARGGHRAFTFDGAFHGRTLGALSLNRSKTVHRSGFPEIPGVVSVPYPTTDREYETRWRTDGPGGNVVADALDPDRGVIDPEEVAYLILEPIQGEGGYRVAHPEFARDLEALRERHDLAVIADEIQSGVGRTGELWAVDHLDLTPDVIASGKGLRVGATISRADVFPTERGRLSSTWGAGDLIAAMQGVLTIDVIHEENLLANVRDRGEQFRSGLEDAVADGDAPGVIDIRGRGLMLGLEFDTKRRRDAVLEAAFQRGLLTLGCGYKTLRLLPPLDVTEREIDLGLGLLLETIDDVAAETA; the protein is encoded by the coding sequence ATGGACCGTGCTACGGCAGTCCCTCGCGTGGACTCGCTTCCAGGCGATCGCGCAGTCGAGTGGGCCGATTACCACCATCGGCTCGCCGCCCCGAGTACGTACGTCTACGAGTTCGTCTGGGACGCGACCGGCGAGGCGGTCGGCCCGTTCTGTACCGACGTCGACGGGAACGTGTTACTGGATTTCACGAGCCACGTCGCCGCCGCACCGCTCGGATACAACAATCCTGCCCTCCTCGATCGTCTCCGTGCGTTCGATGCCGTCGATCCGCTCAAAATTGCGGGACAGGACTTCTACGTCAGCGGGGGTGGGCCGCCCGACGACCCCGAGTTTCCGGGGCCGACGCAACTGATGGATCGACTGGTCGCGATGACCGACCATTACGACATGGACCGGGTCTTCCTGTCGAATTCCGGCGCCGAAGCGATCGAGAACGCCATCAAAATCTGTTACGCGAGGGGCGGCCACCGCGCGTTCACCTTCGACGGCGCGTTCCACGGCCGAACGCTGGGTGCGCTCTCGCTCAATCGCTCCAAAACCGTCCACCGAAGCGGGTTCCCGGAGATTCCGGGCGTCGTCAGCGTCCCGTATCCCACGACCGACCGGGAATACGAAACCCGCTGGCGAACCGACGGCCCCGGTGGCAACGTCGTCGCCGACGCGCTCGACCCCGACCGCGGCGTGATCGACCCCGAGGAAGTCGCATACCTGATCCTCGAGCCGATCCAGGGCGAGGGCGGCTATCGCGTCGCCCACCCGGAGTTCGCGCGGGATCTCGAGGCGCTGCGCGAGCGCCACGACCTCGCCGTCATCGCCGACGAGATCCAGTCGGGCGTCGGCCGCACGGGCGAACTGTGGGCCGTCGACCACCTCGACCTCACGCCGGACGTCATCGCGAGCGGCAAGGGGCTCCGCGTGGGCGCGACGATATCGCGGGCCGACGTCTTCCCGACCGAACGAGGTCGGCTCTCCTCGACGTGGGGTGCCGGGGACCTGATCGCCGCCATGCAGGGCGTTCTCACGATCGACGTCATCCACGAGGAGAATCTCCTGGCGAACGTCCGCGATCGAGGCGAGCAGTTCCGATCCGGACTCGAGGACGCCGTCGCCGACGGCGATGCCCCCGGCGTGATCGACATCAGGGGTCGAGGTCTCATGCTCGGTCTCGAATTCGACACGAAACGTCGTCGAGACGCCGTGCTCGAGGCCGCGTTCCAGCGCGGTCTGTTGACCCTCGGCTGCGGGTACAAGACGCTTCGATTGCTACCGCCGCTCGACGTGACCGAGCGCGAGATCGATCTCGGGTTGGGCTTGTTACTCGAGACGATCGACGACGTCGCGGCCGAAACCGCGTAA